Proteins found in one Kangiella sediminilitoris genomic segment:
- a CDS encoding ferredoxin--NADP reductase, with amino-acid sequence MSNLNTEKVLSVKHWNDTLFSFQTTRDQSLRFRNGEFIMIGLPLEGGKKVMRAYSIASPNYEEQLEFFSIKVPDGALTSRLQHLKPGDEIMVSKKPTGTLVVDDVKSGRNLYLLATGTGLAPFMSIIQCPETYEKFDKIILCHGVRYVSELCYQEKIMQELPQHEYLGDIIKEKLLYYPTVTREPYQNQGRLTHALQEGQIESTLDLDKMDPKFDRAMICGSPGMLEDLSNMLDSKGFEISPKMGIQGDYVIERAFVE; translated from the coding sequence ATGAGTAACCTAAATACAGAAAAAGTACTATCAGTAAAACACTGGAATGATACCTTATTCAGCTTCCAGACAACACGTGATCAAAGTCTACGCTTTAGAAACGGCGAGTTTATTATGATTGGCTTGCCGCTTGAAGGTGGCAAGAAAGTAATGCGTGCTTATAGTATAGCGAGCCCTAATTACGAAGAACAACTGGAGTTTTTCAGTATTAAGGTTCCCGATGGAGCTCTGACGTCTCGTTTGCAGCATTTAAAGCCAGGCGATGAAATCATGGTCAGCAAAAAGCCCACAGGAACGCTGGTAGTCGACGATGTTAAGTCAGGACGAAACTTATATCTACTCGCTACAGGTACTGGCCTCGCTCCCTTCATGAGTATTATCCAGTGCCCTGAAACTTACGAAAAGTTTGACAAAATTATCTTGTGCCATGGAGTTCGTTACGTCAGTGAACTGTGCTATCAGGAAAAGATTATGCAGGAGCTTCCACAGCATGAGTACCTCGGGGATATCATCAAAGAAAAGCTTCTTTATTACCCAACAGTTACACGCGAGCCTTATCAAAATCAAGGGCGCCTCACTCACGCCTTGCAAGAGGGACAAATTGAGTCAACATTAGATCTGGATAAGATGGACCCAAAGTTTGACCGTGCGATGATTTGCGGAAGCCCGGGAATGTTAGAAGATTTATCTAATATGCTAGATTCCAAAGGGTTTGAAATTAGCCCCAAAATGGGTATTCAGGGTGACTATGTGATTGAACGGGCTTTTGTCGAATAG
- the metL gene encoding bifunctional aspartate kinase/homoserine dehydrogenase II, with protein sequence MAENNFALGSELLHKNGKHKVHKFGGTCLATAESINAVADIITSQVQPGDLVVVSANGNVTNWLLALTEGGLADGRVLIDYFESLQQDLQFDGKVLDSIKADIVSICTTIGKPHYSQSEILSHGEVWSSLILSDVLNRIGHKSLAVDSCRCLKLNTDTYQYPFDQSFADNALAELYQSEIDAVFIVTGFIALDRELRKTTLGRNGSDFSATALGYLINAPSITIWTDVNGIYTADPKIIKQPLLVESLTLCEAQALSELGSNVLHEKTVLPLLSYKGQVRIKSFELPHKKGTVVSQDISSTNRVKTITFKPKLHKVCVHSIDELQARRIQKKIAEKNIASYVNGYDITQHKLTFYIEKSDVFSVTSTIKALQHYPSVLLSNMTLISLVGQNIRQDKRIIERFIRRLSSFDTQEIHYPNNSHSLSVVIEDDQAESLLHDLHTSFFHREPTVPIVVLGYGNIGKKFIELMDQGYERLGNELNRTIQLLAVANSKRFIYEQNGLELKSIEAELAKGNDNSSEQVFDWLEQYSGREIIIVDTTASQTVSGRYQSFANNKWHIISANKIAASDKAYAREVQREINANHRVWKKNTTAGAGLPIQAVIKNLLESGDRIQKLSGIFSGSLSWLFSEYDGSEPFTKLLKVAQDNAFTEPDPREDLSGNDVIRKIRILAQQLGFDDAPEEFEAAISGDLLQGAIDDFWSHYRDINTFYQQLLNKAESKGRVIRYIATLTPQKLSLKLEFIESNHPFASLNPCDNIFQVESDWYKDNPLIIQGPGAGREVTAGGVLNDLCDLLRGQ encoded by the coding sequence ATGGCTGAGAATAATTTTGCCCTGGGCTCCGAGCTCCTACACAAAAATGGTAAACATAAGGTTCATAAGTTTGGGGGGACCTGCCTTGCTACGGCTGAGTCTATCAATGCTGTAGCAGACATTATTACTTCACAAGTTCAGCCAGGGGATCTGGTAGTGGTTTCTGCTAACGGAAATGTGACTAATTGGTTGTTAGCACTGACTGAGGGTGGTCTAGCTGATGGCCGCGTACTTATTGACTACTTTGAAAGCCTGCAACAGGATCTACAGTTTGATGGGAAGGTGTTAGACAGTATTAAAGCAGATATTGTCAGTATCTGTACTACGATTGGTAAACCACACTACTCTCAAAGTGAGATTCTGTCCCATGGTGAAGTTTGGTCGTCTCTAATTCTTTCCGACGTTTTGAACCGAATTGGCCATAAGTCGTTAGCTGTGGATAGCTGTCGATGTTTAAAATTAAATACTGACACTTACCAGTATCCATTCGATCAATCGTTTGCGGATAATGCACTGGCTGAGCTTTACCAGTCAGAGATCGATGCCGTTTTTATCGTGACTGGATTTATAGCGTTGGATAGAGAGCTTAGGAAAACTACGCTTGGCAGAAACGGCAGTGACTTTTCTGCAACTGCTCTCGGCTACTTGATTAATGCACCCAGCATAACAATTTGGACTGATGTCAATGGGATCTATACGGCGGATCCAAAAATTATTAAACAGCCGCTATTAGTTGAGAGTTTAACTTTATGCGAAGCACAGGCCCTGTCTGAACTCGGTTCAAATGTATTACATGAAAAAACCGTCTTACCATTGTTGTCTTATAAAGGACAGGTTCGAATCAAGAGTTTTGAACTCCCCCACAAAAAAGGCACAGTAGTATCACAAGATATTTCCTCAACCAATCGTGTCAAAACGATAACCTTTAAACCAAAGCTACATAAGGTTTGTGTTCATTCTATTGATGAGCTACAGGCGCGACGCATTCAGAAGAAAATTGCTGAAAAGAACATCGCCAGTTATGTTAACGGCTATGACATTACACAACATAAGTTAACCTTCTATATTGAGAAGAGCGATGTTTTCAGCGTAACCTCAACCATCAAGGCATTACAGCATTACCCATCTGTTCTGCTATCCAATATGACTTTAATCTCACTGGTTGGTCAAAATATCCGTCAGGATAAGCGTATTATTGAGCGCTTCATTCGTCGCTTAAGCAGCTTTGATACGCAGGAAATCCATTACCCAAATAACAGTCACAGCCTATCCGTGGTTATAGAGGATGATCAGGCGGAGTCTTTATTACATGATCTTCATACCAGTTTTTTCCATCGTGAACCTACTGTACCGATTGTGGTATTGGGTTATGGGAACATTGGCAAGAAATTTATTGAGTTAATGGACCAGGGATATGAACGGTTAGGCAATGAGCTAAACCGAACGATTCAGTTACTGGCGGTAGCCAATAGTAAACGATTTATTTATGAGCAAAATGGACTGGAACTGAAATCAATAGAGGCTGAACTTGCTAAGGGTAACGATAATAGCTCTGAGCAGGTGTTTGACTGGCTTGAGCAATACTCTGGTCGTGAGATTATTATTGTTGATACAACGGCAAGTCAGACAGTATCAGGTCGTTACCAAAGTTTTGCTAATAATAAATGGCATATTATCTCGGCTAACAAAATTGCTGCTTCTGATAAAGCTTATGCGCGGGAAGTTCAGCGTGAGATTAATGCTAACCATCGCGTTTGGAAAAAGAATACAACGGCTGGGGCTGGTTTACCCATTCAAGCAGTGATAAAAAATCTTCTGGAGTCCGGAGACCGCATACAAAAACTTAGTGGTATTTTTTCAGGCTCTTTGTCATGGTTGTTTAGTGAATATGATGGATCGGAACCTTTCACAAAGTTACTTAAAGTCGCTCAGGACAATGCTTTTACAGAACCAGACCCGCGTGAAGACCTGTCTGGTAATGACGTAATACGCAAGATACGAATTCTCGCACAGCAACTTGGCTTTGACGATGCGCCGGAAGAGTTTGAAGCGGCAATTTCAGGGGACTTATTGCAGGGAGCTATTGATGATTTTTGGAGTCACTACAGAGACATCAACACATTTTATCAGCAGTTATTGAACAAGGCCGAGTCTAAGGGTCGAGTAATACGCTATATCGCGACGCTAACACCGCAAAAGCTTTCGTTGAAACTGGAGTTTATCGAGAGTAATCATCCATTTGCTTCATTAAACCCCTGCGATAATATTTTTCAGGTTGAAAGCGACTGGTATAAGGACAATCCGCTAATCATTCAGGGACCAGGTGCAGGTCGAGAAGTTACTGCGGGTGGTGTTTTGAATGATTTGTGCGATTTACTAAGGGGGCAATAA
- the metJ gene encoding met regulon transcriptional regulator MetJ, giving the protein MSKKWNGEFINPYVEHGEKKDKVKKITVSIPFSVLKVLTDERTRRQVNNLRHATNSELLCEAFLHAYTGQPLPTDEDLQKDKDDYVKDMIEKGKHTTD; this is encoded by the coding sequence ATGAGCAAAAAGTGGAATGGGGAATTCATTAACCCCTACGTAGAACATGGTGAAAAAAAGGATAAAGTAAAGAAAATAACCGTTTCTATACCCTTTTCAGTGCTTAAGGTTTTAACCGATGAGCGTACTCGTCGGCAGGTGAATAACCTGCGGCATGCAACGAATAGTGAGTTACTATGCGAGGCCTTCTTACATGCCTACACTGGTCAGCCTTTGCCTACTGATGAAGACTTACAGAAAGATAAAGACGATTACGTAAAGGATATGATTGAGAAAGGTAAACATACTACTGACTAA
- a CDS encoding assimilatory sulfite reductase (NADPH) flavoprotein subunit, with amino-acid sequence MTAKEQKPNWLASKLIGDELVDKIKSLNPQELCWLSGYCAGLLENQAPDAYLSDSTTVSITTAEPIQPVLVLYASQTGNAQSIAESLFEALLQKGIDAVLKSTLDIKLKDLKNYSAILLTASTHGEGEPPDDAIELHEAIFSKKRAKLEGIRHAVLGLGDSSYEFFCQTAKDFNTALSDGGSSVLLEPVLCDVDYEEQAELWIAQVVSSIQEHVTANNNSTFTAVSDSGIQQESSVTSYDKNNPYLATVETIQRITGTGSPKETYHVEIDIEESGIQYQPGDSVGIIAHNKDSLVDEIIKILQFDPNETVLFRQQNFPLRTVLKEKAELTLINKGSLQSMLELAPSNELQDIIESGFSDFIEQHQFIDVVKIAKPNLTAQQLVDLLKPIKPRLYSISSSQEETAYEVHLTLNHVSVTNSFGTRYGLASHYLTQNLGEGDEVGIFIEKNPKFKLPESDAPIIMVGPGTGIAPFRAFLQHRETTENSGENWLFFGNPHFNTDFLYQVEIQNFLKSGVLTKVSLAFSRDSEEKVYVQHKLLEQGTEVWQWLESGAYFYVCGDMHRMAKDVEEALLQIAQEQGGLNEDGARQYLKQLKLDNRYQRDIY; translated from the coding sequence GTGACAGCCAAAGAACAAAAGCCTAACTGGTTAGCCAGTAAACTCATCGGTGATGAGTTAGTTGATAAAATCAAATCTCTTAATCCTCAGGAGTTGTGCTGGTTAAGCGGCTACTGTGCTGGGTTACTAGAAAATCAAGCTCCGGACGCTTACCTGTCAGATTCGACGACTGTTTCTATAACCACAGCAGAACCGATACAACCTGTACTAGTGCTTTATGCATCGCAAACCGGAAACGCACAATCCATTGCAGAAAGTTTGTTTGAGGCTTTGCTTCAAAAGGGCATAGATGCGGTTCTTAAGTCCACTCTGGATATAAAACTCAAAGATCTAAAAAACTATTCAGCTATCCTATTGACGGCTTCCACTCACGGGGAAGGTGAGCCACCTGATGATGCTATTGAATTACACGAAGCCATTTTCAGCAAAAAGAGAGCAAAGCTTGAAGGCATTCGCCATGCAGTTTTAGGGCTTGGTGACTCCAGTTATGAATTTTTCTGTCAAACGGCTAAGGATTTTAATACGGCCTTAAGTGACGGGGGATCTTCTGTATTGCTTGAACCGGTTCTGTGTGATGTTGACTACGAAGAGCAGGCGGAGCTATGGATTGCTCAAGTAGTCAGTTCTATCCAGGAACATGTTACTGCTAATAATAATTCAACCTTTACTGCTGTAAGTGATTCTGGAATACAGCAAGAATCATCGGTTACTTCCTACGATAAAAATAATCCTTACCTGGCTACAGTAGAAACCATTCAACGTATCACTGGGACTGGCTCGCCGAAAGAAACTTACCACGTGGAAATTGATATCGAAGAGTCGGGAATCCAGTATCAACCCGGGGACTCAGTGGGGATTATTGCCCATAACAAAGACTCTCTAGTCGATGAAATCATAAAAATTTTACAGTTTGACCCGAACGAGACAGTCTTGTTCAGACAGCAAAACTTTCCGCTGAGAACCGTTTTAAAAGAAAAGGCAGAGCTGACTTTAATCAATAAGGGTAGCTTGCAAAGCATGCTTGAATTAGCGCCGAGTAATGAGCTGCAGGATATTATAGAGAGTGGCTTTTCGGACTTTATTGAGCAACATCAGTTTATTGATGTGGTAAAAATCGCCAAGCCAAACCTCACAGCTCAGCAATTGGTAGATTTATTAAAACCTATTAAACCTAGGTTGTATTCTATTTCTTCCAGCCAGGAAGAAACAGCGTATGAGGTGCACCTGACACTCAACCATGTTTCAGTAACAAATAGTTTTGGGACACGCTATGGACTGGCCAGTCATTACCTGACTCAGAATCTCGGTGAGGGCGATGAGGTGGGTATCTTTATCGAGAAGAATCCAAAATTTAAGCTTCCTGAATCTGATGCTCCGATTATTATGGTAGGTCCCGGAACTGGCATTGCTCCATTCAGAGCATTTCTCCAACATCGTGAAACGACAGAGAACTCTGGCGAAAACTGGTTGTTCTTTGGCAACCCGCACTTTAATACAGATTTTCTTTATCAGGTTGAAATACAAAACTTTCTTAAGTCTGGAGTTTTGACAAAAGTTTCCTTGGCCTTCTCCCGAGATAGCGAAGAAAAGGTATACGTACAGCATAAGCTGCTGGAGCAGGGGACTGAGGTTTGGCAGTGGCTTGAGAGTGGCGCGTACTTTTATGTCTGTGGTGATATGCACCGCATGGCCAAAGACGTTGAGGAAGCGCTGCTACAGATAGCTCAGGAGCAGGGTGGCCTTAATGAAGATGGAGCCAGGCAATACTTAAAGCAGTTAAAACTGGACAATCGTTACCAGAGAGATATTTATTAA
- a CDS encoding alpha/beta fold hydrolase, with translation MLTSSKRQTTPNAHIHGHAIFDNLYLQCPLALSEGHVNKGVNIEYSLYGDPGLPVTVVLGGISASREVTQDGNLLVDKKSRKHGWWQELVGKGKAVNTEQTCVLSFNYIPQLSVNTSLGHNQFCLTPTDQAVILKALLANLNLNSPITFVGSSYGGMVGLSFAELFPNSIEQLVCISASDRSTHTARGLRKIQKSLLEIASDEKQARDALSLARQLSILFYRTEEIFKVQFDDPVPHDSKGQIIGFEQTIFSYLNHQGGKFAKSFSIDDYSALLDSIDSHSVNASQIQCECHFIAVPSDRLVSFDSMRRLAHNVKGLSQFYRLDSIYGHDAFLKEFRSLTKLLKKILGENDEPSTSYTSC, from the coding sequence ATGCTGACAAGTAGCAAACGGCAAACAACCCCAAATGCTCATATCCATGGTCACGCAATATTTGATAACTTGTATTTGCAGTGCCCACTAGCACTAAGTGAAGGGCATGTTAACAAGGGAGTGAATATAGAATATTCCCTTTATGGTGATCCTGGATTACCAGTTACTGTTGTATTAGGAGGGATTTCAGCGAGTCGTGAAGTCACGCAAGATGGAAATTTGTTGGTGGACAAAAAGTCCCGAAAGCACGGTTGGTGGCAAGAGTTAGTCGGAAAAGGCAAGGCAGTAAATACTGAACAGACCTGCGTCTTATCATTTAACTATATTCCACAACTATCAGTTAATACTAGCTTGGGACATAACCAATTTTGTCTAACACCTACCGACCAGGCGGTAATTTTAAAAGCATTATTAGCAAACCTAAATCTTAACTCTCCGATTACATTTGTTGGAAGTTCATATGGGGGCATGGTTGGGCTTAGTTTCGCAGAGCTTTTTCCTAATTCAATTGAACAGTTAGTATGCATTTCTGCCAGCGACCGCAGCACTCATACTGCTCGTGGTCTTCGGAAGATACAAAAATCTTTACTTGAAATTGCCTCTGATGAAAAACAAGCACGAGATGCACTTTCTCTTGCTCGCCAGCTTTCCATACTGTTTTACCGTACCGAAGAGATATTTAAAGTTCAGTTTGATGATCCTGTTCCGCATGATTCAAAGGGCCAAATAATTGGTTTCGAGCAAACAATTTTTAGCTATTTAAACCACCAGGGAGGAAAGTTTGCCAAGAGCTTCAGCATTGATGATTACAGTGCTTTATTAGACTCAATTGACTCCCATTCAGTTAATGCCTCTCAGATCCAATGCGAGTGTCACTTTATAGCTGTGCCCAGTGATCGGCTAGTCAGTTTCGATTCAATGCGCAGGCTTGCGCATAACGTAAAAGGACTATCTCAATTTTATCGTCTTGATTCAATATATGGTCACGACGCATTTTTAAAAGAATTTAGGTCATTAACAAAATTATTGAAAAAGATTTTAGGAGAAAATGATGAGCCATCAACAAGCTACACAAGCTGTTAG
- the metB gene encoding cystathionine gamma-synthase, with protein MSHQQATQAVRAGIETDEQYGAVTPPLYLSSNYTFENLGSPRKYDYSRSGNPTRDVLADCLADLENGAGAVVTSSGMSAVHLVTQLLQPSDLVLVPHDCYGGTYRLFTSLANKGGCRVKFVDQGDSETFAAALTEKPRMLWMETPSNPLLRIVDIVQLCEQAGDDVIKVVDNTFLSPIQQKPLDLGADLVIHSTTKYINGHSDVVGGAVIAKAEGLYEQIAWWANCIGITASPFDSFITTRGIRTLGIRIKKHEENAQSIAEYLDKNCLVENVYYPGLEYHPGHLIARKQQTGFGAMLSFTTKFDQETLAIFIKSLKLFSLAESLGGVESLICHPATMTHAAMDKSAQLEAGITPQLLRVSVGIEELEDLLSDLKQAFDFVENKLGNLQQEVSNG; from the coding sequence ATGAGCCATCAACAAGCTACACAAGCTGTTAGAGCGGGCATCGAAACTGATGAGCAGTATGGAGCTGTAACTCCACCTCTATATTTGTCCAGTAACTATACTTTTGAAAACTTAGGGAGCCCTAGAAAATATGATTATAGTCGCTCAGGTAACCCTACTCGAGATGTGCTGGCAGACTGTCTGGCAGATTTAGAAAATGGCGCAGGAGCTGTAGTAACATCGAGTGGCATGTCAGCCGTTCATCTGGTCACCCAGTTATTACAGCCAAGCGATCTAGTCCTTGTTCCACATGACTGCTATGGAGGTACCTATCGTTTATTTACATCATTGGCTAACAAAGGGGGATGCAGGGTTAAGTTTGTTGATCAGGGTGACAGTGAGACTTTTGCGGCTGCTTTAACCGAAAAGCCCCGTATGTTATGGATGGAAACTCCAAGCAACCCTTTGCTTCGTATTGTTGATATTGTGCAACTGTGCGAGCAGGCCGGTGACGATGTAATAAAGGTTGTAGACAATACGTTTTTGTCACCAATCCAGCAGAAGCCCTTAGATCTTGGAGCTGATCTGGTTATTCATTCAACCACCAAATACATCAATGGTCACAGCGATGTTGTTGGTGGAGCGGTAATTGCTAAAGCGGAAGGTCTTTACGAGCAAATTGCGTGGTGGGCGAACTGTATCGGTATCACTGCATCTCCTTTTGATAGCTTTATCACCACTCGGGGAATTCGAACTCTTGGAATTCGTATAAAGAAGCACGAGGAAAATGCACAATCTATCGCAGAGTACCTTGATAAGAACTGTTTAGTGGAAAATGTTTACTATCCAGGCCTGGAGTATCATCCGGGACATTTGATTGCGCGTAAACAGCAGACAGGTTTCGGTGCCATGTTGTCGTTTACAACAAAGTTCGATCAGGAAACCTTAGCAATTTTTATTAAATCACTGAAACTCTTTTCATTAGCAGAGTCACTGGGAGGTGTGGAAAGTTTAATTTGTCATCCAGCAACAATGACACATGCTGCTATGGATAAATCTGCTCAATTAGAGGCAGGTATAACACCCCAGTTATTACGCGTCTCCGTTGGGATTGAGGAGTTAGAGGACCTATTATCTGATCTTAAACAAGCCTTCGATTTTGTTGAGAATAAGCTAGGAAACTTACAGCAGGAGGTGAGCAATGGCTGA
- a CDS encoding DUF411 domain-containing protein, whose translation MGRSPNETSDSLKELHLVIYKNQGCSCCDKWALHLDKQDIETDMKISPNLNAIKKELGIDPRLSSCHTAVYEAEGRKFVFEGHIPAKYIKQFLANPPKEAIGLTVPAMPVGSPGMEYQDKFMPYKIFQINNDGQIAIYAEIKGFDDQH comes from the coding sequence ATGGGTCGCAGTCCCAACGAAACTTCAGATTCCCTGAAGGAACTGCACTTGGTTATATACAAAAATCAAGGGTGTAGTTGTTGTGATAAATGGGCCTTACACCTGGATAAGCAAGATATAGAAACGGACATGAAAATTAGTCCTAATCTAAATGCGATTAAAAAAGAGCTGGGAATAGATCCTCGCCTGAGCTCCTGTCACACAGCTGTTTATGAAGCAGAGGGACGAAAATTTGTTTTTGAAGGCCATATACCAGCTAAATATATTAAGCAGTTTTTAGCTAACCCTCCCAAGGAAGCCATTGGTCTGACGGTTCCGGCTATGCCCGTTGGCAGTCCGGGAATGGAATACCAGGATAAATTCATGCCCTACAAAATATTCCAAATCAATAACGACGGGCAAATTGCCATCTACGCTGAAATAAAGGGGTTTGATGATCAGCATTAG
- the metF gene encoding methylenetetrahydrofolate reductase, giving the protein MASLNNKAPTYEEARIAEFLNEQIADLDGKVNVSFEFFPPKSPEMQKTLWKSIKKLEPLNPEFVSVTYGAAASTRSRTHDVITKIIRETGLTAVPHLTCIGSSESEIEAIAEDYWEKGVRHIVALRGDLGDDSKTGDFQYATDLIHKLKSLHDFEISVAAYPEVHPEAESAESDLQNLKRKVDAGASRAISQFFFSAEKYLRFRDRCDEEGIGIDLNPGILPVTNFPQLLKFAKFTQVDIPEWMFKVYEGLQDDPETSRLIASHIAIEQVKLLVKEGVEDFHFYTLNRADLTYAICHSLGKRCLPSVA; this is encoded by the coding sequence ATGGCATCTCTAAACAACAAGGCGCCAACTTATGAGGAAGCTCGTATTGCCGAGTTTTTAAATGAGCAAATAGCTGATTTGGATGGAAAAGTGAACGTCTCTTTTGAATTCTTTCCACCCAAGTCACCCGAAATGCAGAAGACTCTTTGGAAAAGTATCAAGAAATTGGAACCTTTGAACCCTGAGTTTGTGTCTGTGACCTACGGGGCTGCTGCCAGCACACGCTCCAGAACGCATGATGTGATTACAAAAATTATTCGCGAAACTGGACTAACTGCTGTACCTCACTTGACCTGTATCGGGTCAAGTGAATCAGAAATCGAGGCTATTGCCGAGGACTACTGGGAGAAGGGGGTTCGTCATATTGTTGCTTTACGTGGTGATCTGGGTGATGACAGCAAAACAGGAGACTTCCAGTATGCGACGGATCTTATTCATAAGCTTAAGTCTTTACACGACTTCGAAATCAGTGTTGCAGCCTACCCAGAAGTACACCCCGAAGCAGAAAGTGCCGAAAGTGACTTACAGAACCTTAAAAGAAAAGTTGATGCAGGTGCTTCTCGCGCCATCAGCCAGTTTTTCTTTAGTGCCGAAAAGTATTTACGTTTCAGAGACCGGTGTGATGAAGAAGGTATTGGTATTGATTTAAATCCCGGTATTTTGCCGGTGACCAATTTTCCGCAACTTTTGAAGTTTGCAAAATTTACTCAGGTCGATATACCTGAGTGGATGTTCAAGGTGTATGAAGGACTTCAGGATGATCCAGAAACCAGTCGATTAATCGCTTCTCATATTGCTATTGAGCAGGTAAAACTTCTCGTAAAAGAGGGGGTTGAGGACTTTCATTTTTACACGCTTAACCGTGCTGATTTAACCTATGCGATATGCCACAGTTTAGGGAAGCGTTGTCTTCCATCAGTCGCTTGA